A single window of Grus americana isolate bGruAme1 chromosome 6, bGruAme1.mat, whole genome shotgun sequence DNA harbors:
- the USP37 gene encoding ubiquitin carboxyl-terminal hydrolase 37 produces the protein MAPLKVHGPVRMRSMQTGITKWKEGSFEIVEKDNKVSLVVHYNVGGIPKTFQLSHNIKTVTLRPNGRKLCCLMLTLKDTSFLTIDKVPFKDANEMRMYLDAVHQDRVHTAGKPSQGSGSFGGVLGSRTTQKEANRQFSYIENQTPPKRVTVESKEENSFRKVLGTPARASVKNSTGTGTPSNRVNLSASPASSVPHRTGLLENREKRKRTQLPGSEMSEDYPKENDSSTNNKALSDPAWKYLNNSREKQLNLKQAEENRTSGILPLQSSSFYGGRSSSKEYSTGSSTLDRSSVSSQTPSAKRSLGFLSQPAPLSVKKMRSNQDYTGWNKPRVPLSTHPQQQLQGFSNLGNTCYMNAILQSLFSIQSFANDLLKQGIPWKKIPLNALIRRFAHLLAKKDVCSPEVKKELLKKVKSAISATAERFSGYMQNDAHEFLSQCLDQLKEDMEKLNKTWKSEPVPNEDNSPGRASDDLSATKVYTCPVISNLEFEVQHSIICKTCGETVTKREQFNDLSIDLPRRKKLLPSRSIQDSLDLFFRAEEIEYSCEKCNGKSAVVTHKFNRLPRVLILHLKRYSFNVALSLNHKVGQQVVIPRYLTLLSHCTESTRLPLTLGWSVHSAISRPLKASQMVNSCTISTSTPCRKYTFKSKSSAALYVDSDSDDEPLKRSVAHSQRLCNIQSRDQQEEPEKGSKRSKMEGDKPELGNASFDGMSEDELLAAVLEISKREASLSLSHDEDKPTSSPDTGFGDDEIQELPENLESMEMEKPKAALDSGPANFTEITKDFDENKENKTPEGSQGEVDWLQQYDMEREREEQELQQALAQSLQEQEAREQKEDDDLKRATELSLQEFNSSLLDSIGSDEDSGNEDVLDMEYSEAEAEELKRNAETGELPHSYRLISIVSHIGSTSSSGHYISDVYDIKKQSWFTYNDLEVSRTLEATVQCDRDRSGYIFFYMHKDIFDELLETEKNAQPLSMEVGRSVRQSL, from the exons ATGGCTCCACTAAAGGTGCACGGACCTGTCCGGATGCGCAGCATGCAGACTGGGAttacaaaatggaaagaaggGAGCTTTGAAATTGTGGAGAAGGACAACAAAGTGAGTCTAGTGGTTCACTACAATGTTGGAGGAATTCCAAAGACATTTCAG CTAAGCCATAACATTAAAACTGTGACCTTACGACCAAATGGTAGAAAACTGTGTTGTTTGATGCTAACACTAAAGGATACCAGCTTCCTGACAATTGATAAGGTACCATTTAAAGATGCAAATGAAATGCGGATGTATTTGGATGCAGTCCATCAAGACAGGGTTCATACTG CTGGGAAACCCTCTCAGGGATCTGGCAGCTTTGGAGGTGTGCTGGGCAGCAGGACCACACAGAAGGAAGCTAATAGGCAATTCTCTTATATAGAGAACCAG ACTCCTCCCAAAAGAGTGACTGTggaaagcaaggaggaaaatTCATTTCGCAAGGTGCTGGGTACCCCAGCGAGAGCGTCTGTTAAGAATTCCACTGGAACTGGAACACCTAGCAACAGGGTGAACCTTTCAGCATCTCCTGCATCATCAGTCCCTCACAGAACAGGCTTGTTGGAGAATCG tgaaaagaggaaaagaacacaACTTCCTGGTTCAGAAATGAGTGAAGATTATCCCAAAGAGAATGATTCTTCAAC GAATAATAAAGCCTTGAGTGATCCAGCATGGAAGTACTTGAACAATAGCAGAGAGAAACAGCTGAATCTGaagcaggcagaggaaaatAGAAcatcag gcATTTTACCACTGCAGTCATCATCCTTTTATGGTGGTCGGTCCTCATCAAAAGAGTATTCCACTGGCAGTTCCACCCTGGACAG GTCTAGTGTATCCAGCCAGACTCCTTCAGCCAAAAGAAGCCTGGGATTTCTTTCTCAGCCTGCCCctctttctgttaaaaaaatgagaTCTAATCAAGATTACACAGGGTGGAACAAACCCCGAGTGCCCCTTTCCACCCATCCTCAACAACAATTACAAGg attttcaaactTGGGAAACACCTGCTATATGAATGCCATTCTACAGTCCTTGTTTTCAATTCAGTCTTTTGCTAATGATTTGCTCAAGCAGGGTatcccatggaaaaaaattccactcAATGCACTTATCAG ACGTTTTGCCCATCTGCTTGCTAAAAAGGATGTCTGCAGCCCTGAGGTTAAGAAAGAGCTGCTCAAGAAGGTGAAAAGTGCCATTTCAGCTACTGCAGAGAGATTTTCTGGGTACATGCAGAAC GATGCACATGAGTTCTTGAGCCAGTGTCTGGATCAACTGAAGGAGGACATGGAAAAGTTAAACAAAACTTGGAAGAGTGAGCCAGTCCCTAATGAGGATAACTCCCCTGGACGGGCTTCTGATGACCTCTCAGCCACCAAAGTTTATACCTGTCCAGTTATCAGTAACTTAGAGTTTGAGGTTCAGCATTCTATCATTTGCAAAAC GTGTGGTGAAACAGTCACTAAACGAGAACAGTTTAATGACCTCTCCATTGACCTTCCTcgaagaaagaaattgcttcCTTCCCGATCAATCCAGGATTCCCTTGACCTCTTTTTTCGG GCAGAGGAGATTGAGTATTCCTGTGAGAAGTGCAATGGAAAGTCTGCTGTTGTCACACACAAGTTCAACAGGCTTCCCAG GGTCCTGATTCTTCATCTGAAACGATACAGCTTCAATGTAGCATTGTCTCTCAATCATAAAGTCGGGCAGCAGGTGGTTATTCCAAGATACTTAACCCTGCTTTCACACTGTACAGAAAGCACTAGGCTGCCGCTGACGCTGGGATGGAGCGTCCATTCTGCAAT ttCCCGTCCATTGAAAGCCTCCCAAATGGTGAATTCCTGTACTATAAGCACTTCCACACCTTGTAG aaaatacactttcaagtcaaagagctctgcagcactCTACGTAGATTCTGACAGTGATGATGAGCCGTTGAAACGCTCTGTTGCCCATAGCCAGAGGTTATGTAATATACAGAGTAGAGATCAGCAAGAAGAGCCGGAAAAG GGttcaaaaagaagcaaaatggaGGGTGATAAACCTGAGCTGGGTAATGCTAGTTTTGATGGGATGAGTGAAGATGAGCTGCTAGCAGCTGTCTTAGAGATTAGCAAAAGGGAAGCTTCTCTGTCTCTGAGCCATGATGAAGATAAGCCCACAAGCAGCCCAGACACTGGTTTTGGAGACGACGAAATTCAGGAATTGCCGGAAAACCTGGAATCTATGGAGATGGAGAAACCCAAAGCTGCATTAGACTCAG GTCCTGCCAATTTCACCGAGATAACTAAAGATTTTGATGagaataaggaaaacaaaactccagAAGGCTCCCAGGGGGAGGTTGACTGGCTGCAGCAGTATGatatggagagagagagggaagaacaAGAACTTCAGCAGGCACTGGCTCAAAGCCTTCAAGAGCAA GAGGCACGAGAACAAAAAGAGGATGATGACCTTAAACGAGCCACGGAATTAAGTCTACAAG AGTTTAACAGCTCTCTCCTGGACAGCATTGGTTCCGATGAAGACTCTGGGAATGAGGATGTTCTTGACATGGAGTATTCAGAAGCTGAAGCAGAAGAGCTGAAGAGAAATGCTGAG ACAGGAGAGCTTCCTCACTCTTACCGTCTCATCAGCATCGTCAGCCATATCGGAAGCACATCATCTTCAG GTCATTATATCAGTGATGTCTATGATATCAAGAAGCAGTCCTGGTTCACCTACAATGATCTGGAAGTGTCTAGAACTCTAGAGGCCACCGTTCAGTGTGACAGAGACCGAAGTGGTTATATCTTCTTCTACATGCACAA